A single genomic interval of Barnesiella intestinihominis YIT 11860 harbors:
- the rpsT gene encoding 30S ribosomal protein S20, translated as MANHKSSEKRIRQTQVRNLRNRYYAKTARNAVRKLRATTVKEEAAALYVKVSSMLDKLAKKNVIHKNKAANLKSKLALHVNKL; from the coding sequence ATGGCAAATCATAAATCGTCGGAAAAAAGAATCAGACAAACACAAGTGAGAAATTTGCGTAACCGTTACTATGCAAAGACTGCTCGTAATGCCGTTCGTAAATTGCGTGCTACTACTGTGAAGGAAGAAGCTGCCGCTTTGTATGTAAAAGTTAGTTCGATGTTGGATAAGTTGGCTAAAAAGAATGTGATTCATAAGAACAAAGCTGCTAACTTGAAATCGAAATTGGCTTTACACGTTAATAAGTTGTAA
- a CDS encoding twin-arginine translocation signal domain-containing protein, whose product MKEVNKTEIGRRGFLKTTTLAGAALTMPAGLNRAGC is encoded by the coding sequence ATGAAAGAGGTCAATAAAACGGAAATCGGTCGTCGTGGATTTCTTAAAACAACGACATTAGCGGGGGCAGCATTGACTATGCCCGCAGGATTGAATAGGGCTGGCTGCTAA
- a CDS encoding sugar O-acetyltransferase yields MNAHTIFERDLNGEMVSPSDPGYDELINAIWDTMKMATELNTGYHTPDEVRRILSVILGCEVDESITLLPPFYVDYGKHIKIGKGCFIQQCCTFFGRGGITLGENVFLGPKVNIITINHDPDPENRDATYGRPVVLEDRVWVGINATILPGVRIGYGAIVGANSVVTKDVPPMTVVAGNPARIIKELKK; encoded by the coding sequence ATGAATGCTCATACTATTTTTGAAAGAGATCTGAACGGAGAGATGGTTTCCCCGTCGGATCCGGGATACGATGAATTGATAAATGCCATTTGGGATACTATGAAAATGGCGACCGAATTGAATACCGGTTATCATACGCCCGATGAGGTGCGTCGGATATTGAGTGTAATTCTCGGGTGTGAAGTGGACGAATCTATTACTTTGTTGCCACCGTTTTATGTGGATTATGGGAAACACATAAAAATAGGGAAGGGTTGCTTTATTCAACAGTGTTGTACGTTTTTCGGGCGAGGGGGTATTACTCTCGGTGAAAATGTCTTTTTGGGGCCGAAAGTGAATATTATTACCATTAACCATGATCCCGACCCGGAAAATCGGGATGCGACTTATGGTCGCCCTGTTGTTCTTGAAGATAGAGTTTGGGTCGGAATCAATGCTACGATTCTCCCCGGAGTGAGAATAGGATACGGGGCTATCGTGGGGGCGAATAGTGTGGTGACCAAAGATGTGCCGCCTATGACAGTTGTCGCAGGTAATCCTGCTCGGATTATAAAAGAGTTGAAAAAATAA